GGTCAAAAGAATAACCAAGCCTGCAGGTAAAATCTGTGTTTACCCTCACCATCACTTGGATAGAGAAAAATTGGTGGAGGAAGTTGAGACCTTTGGACTTCGCTTAGAAAAAATACTAACATTTTCCATTTATGTTTTTGTAGTTGACGATGGAATGGAAAGGGGTTAAAATTATAATTGTCTAACCTTCTGGTGCCCATAGCGGAGGGGAAACACCCGGTCCCATTCCGAACCCGGAAGTTAAGCCCTCCAGCGCCGAAGATACTCACGAGGGGACTCGTGGGGAAAATAGGTCGGTGCCAGGAGGTTAGACTTTTTATTTGGACTTAAACACAGCCCTTAGGAAGAAATACTCCGCATCGCTTCTCGTTCCCTTATCCTCAAACCAGCTCTTATTGTAGCAAAGCACCAAGTCAACATTAGGATTTAGATTATAAATCCCCTTCACTTCCAGCATACTGTTAGAGTTCTTTATCGTCTCCAGTCCCTGCCATTTGTAATTTTTAACATCAAGCGTTGCTGTCAAGCCGAATTTTTCATGAGGTTGTCCACCCAATTGAAGGATTAAAGAAGGCTTCTCTCCTGCATTTTGCCTGAAAGCTGCTAGCGCAATCATTTTGTTTTGGAAAAATCTCTTTGAAAGCTGGGAGAGAATTCCTGCCCTTTTCTCCGTATTCAGATTTGCTGGGCTTACTTCGTAGTAAAGGTCATAGTAAGCGGGCACAAACTTTTCTCCATATAGCAAAAGCTGATTGCTCCATTCCCAACCTTGTTTTCTAAACACTATCCCCAAAGAAACACCGGCGCCGTAATCCCTCAATTTCGCCCACTCAGCAGTAGCATATAATCCTATTTTATGGAGGGGAATCTCCAAATCAACTCCATAAGCTCCCTTAGCCTGTCCCAAAGCTACATTAGCGTTATCATCCCATACTATCGTTGCACCTATATTGCTTTTACCTATACGCCCCCTAAGACGGACAATGTTCAGCTCACTTGGAGTTACGAGAAATTGTAGATTAGCCTTTGGAGAACCAAGGCGTCCAAAATAGCACCTCTGGTCAAGCGAGGTATACTGGTTAACTAAGAGCCCGTAGCCGAAGGTCGCCTTCACTATCGGGCTATACCTTAAGAATATATTTCCCTTGTTATATTCAACAAAACCAATTCTCAGAAATCCCTTCTTTTTCTCGGGCACATCGCCCCTAGAGTCATAGGAAATATTTATATCCATCCCACCCTTCAGGGGACCTACTTTAAAAGCCTGCTTTATCACCGTTTCCATCGCTTGCTGCTCACCAAATCCCATCTCGCTTATTCCCTCATATTTTATCCCTTCGCTAACCGTTGGATACGCCTTCTCTCCAACGAATACGACCTCATCGGCAAAAAGAGAGAGGGAAAGAAGCAACACCAACGCCAAAAGCTTTCTCATAACACTATACCTCCTTTCTTTACTTTCCGAAAATCGTCCAGATACCGACGACTATAAATAAGGCTCCAGCTACGATTTTAATATATTTAGATGGAATGGTTAAGGCTAATGTCCTGCCAATTGCCACAGAGATGACTGTAGCGAGAGATAGACCCAATATGACACCCAAATAAACCACGATTGGCTTCTGCCTCGTGGCGAAGCTTATCGCCGCGATTTGCGTCTTGTCTGCAAATTCCAAAAGAAAAATGGTGAAAATTATCGTTAAAAAATCCTTCAACATGGTCAAAAACCTCCTTACTTTTTAATATTTTTTATATGAGCACCCCTTTGTCAATAATAACTTTTTTGATTTCTTTAATAGCCGGTTTAATCGGCTCACTCCTCGGATTAGGTGGTGGCATAATTGTTACCCCCTTTTTAACCCTCGCCGCACACATAGATATCCGCCACGCCATTGGGGCTTCCCTCATCTCTGTAATAGCCACCTCCAGCGGCTCAGCTGTCGCCTACTTAAGGGAAAGAATCACTAATATAAGAATAGCAATGTTTTTGGAAATCGGCACCACCCTAGGAGCTTTAACAGGAGCAATAATCGGAACCTCAATAAAAACTAATTTCCTCTTCATCCTCTTCGGCTTGGTTATGCTTTACTCCGCTCTCCAGATGTTTAAAACGAGAAAGCAAGAACTACCAGAAGGAGTAAAGGCGAGCCCCTTAGCCAAAGCTCTGAAACTAAGCGATTCCTACTATGATGATTCCCTGGGTAGAGAAGTGAAATATGAGGTCACAGGGGTAGGGCAAGGGTTATTTACTCTTTACATCGCCGGAATCGTCTCCGGACTCTTGGGATTAGGGGCTGGCGTCTTCAAGGTTCTCGCAATGGATACCCTAATGCGCCTTCCTATGAAGGTCTCCACTACGACAAGCAATTTTATGATTGGGGTAACTGCTGCAGCGAGCGCAGGCTATTATCTCGCTTCTAGGATGATAGACCCTCTCATTGCCGCTCCTGTAGCCTTAGGCGTTCTCGTGGGCGCAACGATTGGAACAAGAATATTATTGAAAGTAAGAAACACAACTATAAGGCTCCTTTTTGCCCTCGTCCTCTTCGTTATAGCAGTGAGAATGATCTGTGAGGGATTATGAAAATGGGAAACGGAAATAACCAAAAATTTGAGCTTATATTAAGCTATGTATTGCTGATAGGTATAGCTCTTAGCGCCTTCTTAATTTTCCTCGGCATCTTGTTAGCCCACCTTCAACCTCTCCCCGTTTCTCACGACATACTTTCAATTCTTAAATCCTATTCGGGATTTAACGGCTACACCATCCTATCCATCGGCTTTATCCTCCTCTTAGCCACCCCTATTATGAGGGTCATCTTTGCCTTTTTCCTCTTCTTGCTCAACAGAGATTGG
This is a stretch of genomic DNA from bacterium. It encodes these proteins:
- a CDS encoding TMEM165/GDT1 family protein produces the protein MLKDFLTIIFTIFLLEFADKTQIAAISFATRQKPIVVYLGVILGLSLATVISVAIGRTLALTIPSKYIKIVAGALFIVVGIWTIFGK
- a CDS encoding sulfite exporter TauE/SafE family protein, with product MSTPLSIITFLISLIAGLIGSLLGLGGGIIVTPFLTLAAHIDIRHAIGASLISVIATSSGSAVAYLRERITNIRIAMFLEIGTTLGALTGAIIGTSIKTNFLFILFGLVMLYSALQMFKTRKQELPEGVKASPLAKALKLSDSYYDDSLGREVKYEVTGVGQGLFTLYIAGIVSGLLGLGAGVFKVLAMDTLMRLPMKVSTTTSNFMIGVTAAASAGYYLASRMIDPLIAAPVALGVLVGATIGTRILLKVRNTTIRLLFALVLFVIAVRMICEGL
- a CDS encoding DUF1634 domain-containing protein, producing the protein MKMGNGNNQKFELILSYVLLIGIALSAFLIFLGILLAHLQPLPVSHDILSILKSYSGFNGYTILSIGFILLLATPIMRVIFAFFLFLLNRDWTYTLISLLVFLILIASLVLGGLGGKAIGP